One stretch of Prinia subflava isolate CZ2003 ecotype Zambia chromosome 7, Cam_Psub_1.2, whole genome shotgun sequence DNA includes these proteins:
- the CNGA1 gene encoding cGMP-gated cation channel alpha-1, with amino-acid sequence MKVGVIETHHSHTVVPTVVVHDTSKDLGPVHKGENRYAKYILQQYLPGVFACYNINNNSNKDEEKKRKKEKKSKPEKKKDGETQKNKEKKEKNKSKDKLKKKENIEKKDVFTIDPAGNIYYNWLFCITMPVMYNWTMIIARACFDELQHDYLVAWFIIDYVSDAIYVADMFVRTRTGYLEQGLLVKEEQKLLEKYKKSFQFKLDFLSIIPTDLLYFKLGLNYPELRINRLLRVARMFEFFQRTETRTNYPNIFRISNLVMYIVIIIHWNACVYYSISKAIGFGADTWVYPNTSDPEFARLTRKYVYSLYWSTLTLTTIGETPPPVRDSEYFFVVVDFLVGVLIFATIVGNVGSMISNMNAARAEFQARIDAIKQYMHFRNVSKDMEKRVIKWFDYLWTNKKAVDEREVLKYLPDKLRAEIAINVHLETLKKVRIFADCEAGLLVELVLKLQPQVYSPGDYICRKGDIGREMYIIKEGKLAVVADDGVTQFVVLSDGSYFGEISILNIKGSKAGNRRTANIKSIGYSDLFCLSKDDLMEALTEYPDAKAMLEEKGKQILMKDGLLDIEIANLGSDPKDLEEKVAYMERAMDRLQTKFARLLAEYEGAQQKVKKRLTQIEKILKPVVEEEFADLEEAGPSTDKPGLSKAE; translated from the exons ATGAAGGTAGGAGTGATCGAGACCCATCACTCGCATACAGTTGTTCCCACTGTGGTAGTGCATGACACCAGTAAGGACCTTGGGCCGGTGCACAAAGGGGAAAACAGGTATGCCAAATATATTTT GCAACAATATCTACCTGGAGTATTTGCATGCTACAATATTaacaataatagtaataaaGATGA agagaagaaaaggaaaaaagaaaagaagag caagccagaaaaaaaaaaggatggagagacacaaaagaacaaagagaaaaaagagaaaaataaaagtaaagataagttgaagaagaaagaaaatatagaa aagaaagatgTTTTCACCATTGATCCAGCAGGAAATATTTATTACAACTGGTTGTTTTGCATCACAATGCCTGTGATGTACAACTGGACCATGATTATTGCTAG aGCCTGTTTTGATGAGCTTCAGCATGATTACTTAGTGGCATGGTTTATTATTGATTATGTTTCTGATGCCATTTATGTTGCTGATATGTTTGTACGGACAAGGACAG gtTACCTGGAGCAAGGTCTTCTGGTGAAAGAAGAACAAAAGCTACTAGAGAAATACAAGAAATCTTTTCAATTCAAACTAGATTTTCTGTCAATCATACCAACTGACCTCTTATACTTCAAGTTAGGATTGAATTACCCagaattaagaataaacagacTACTCAGAGTAGCTCGGATGTTTGAATTCTTCCagagaacagaaacaagaacaaACTACCCAAATATCTTCAGGATCTCTAACCTTGTCATGTACATTGTGATTATTATTCACTGGAATGCCTGTGTGTACTACTCGATCTCAAAAGCCATTGGATTTGGGGCTGACACATGGGTCTACCCCAACACTTCAGATCCTGAATTTGCCCGCCTGACTAGGAAATATGTCTACAGTCTCTACTGGTCAACACTGACCCTGACTACTATCGGTGAAACGCCCCCTCCTGTAAGAGATTCTGAGTATTTCTTCGTGGTTGTTGACTTCTTGGTTGGAGTACTGATCTTCGCTACCATTGTTGGTAACGTGGGCTCAATGATCTCCAACATGAATGCTGCCAGGGCAGAGTTCCAAGCCAGGATTGATGCTATCAAGCAGTACATGCACTTTCGGAATGTGAGTAAGGACATGGAAAAAAGAGTTATAAAGTGGTTTGACTACCTGTGGACAAACAAAAAGGCTGTGGATGAAAGAGAAGTCTTGAAGTATCTGCCAGATAAACTAAGAGCAGAGATTGCAATCAACGTTCACCTGGAAACGCTAAAAAAAGTTCGGATTTTTGCGGACTGTGAGGCTGGTCTGCTGGTTGAACTGGTTTTGAAACTCCAGCCCCAAGTATACAGTCCTGGAGATTATATTTGCAGAAAAGGAGATATTGGACGAGAGATGTACATTATCAAAGAAGGCAAGCTGGCAGTAGTTGCTGATGATGGAGTTACTCAATTTGTGGTCCTAAGTGATGGCAGCTACTTTGGAGAAATCAGCATTCTTAATATCAAGGGCAGCAAAGCTGGCAATCGAAGAACAGCCAATATTAAAAGTATTGGATACTCAGACTTGTTTTGTCTGTCTAAAGATGATCTCATGGAGGCTTTAACAGAGTATCCAGATGCAAAGGCTATGCTGGAAGAAAAAGGCAAGCAAATACTAATGAAAGATGGGTTGCTGGACATTGAAATTGCAAATTTAGGAAGTGATCCTAAAGATCTTGAAGAGAAGGTCGCCTACATGGAGCGTGCTATGGACAGGTTACAAACAAAGTTTGCCAGGTTGTTGGCTGAGTATGAAGGTGCAcaacagaaagtgaaaaaaagactTACACAAATAGAGAAAATATTGAAGCCAGTTGTAGAGGAAGAGTTTGCAGACTTAGAAGAAGCAGGTCCATCCACAGATAAACCTGGATTGtcaaaagcagaataa